The sequence ACCAAGTACATCGATTTGATGACAGATATTGAAATGTATGAATAAATTCCTtaaatcttaaaccctaaactCCAAAATGGATAACAAAGTTCACATGATACTCTACATTCAAAGAATTTCTAGGTGAAATAGTACCTTTAAGCCGCAGCCAAGCATGCATCATCTCGTGAGCTAGGATCGATCCAGTAAGCAATctgaaaagataaaaaagaatTGTATTCATAAATAGAATCATGATTCATCCAACCACAAGATGAGGAAACAggaatatgcaaacatataaattcaATATCAACAAGAATATGAAGAAAAATAGCATGAGCAAACTAGCAGACACAAAGGCAGAAGAAGAATACACTGAAGAATTTTTTCCCTTGCAGAGCTAGATTTGTTAACTTTGAAAGATTTATGTACTCATAAGCATTGAGCTTTGTATCCATGATAGCAGAGTCGAGGCACTCTAAGCAAAGCTTCCGGCCATCATTAAGACCGATATATCCAGTCTCTCGTGGCTGCGTACAAAGGTAGAAAACTTTAATTACACTGTTCACAATAAAAGTTCATTCATGATAAAATTTTTCATTCATACTAACCTCCATTCGCTCACAGCTGCAACATCTAGGAGTGTTATCGTGTTCATGAGAAGGGCAATATTTTTGGACCCAGAATGGATGTGCCCTATATTCAATAAGACCAGCAGGGTTTGTTGGAATCTGTCAAAAGATATATATTACCGAATTAACAGCTACCGCAATGAGGTATAAGGTGTAAATTACTAAATTCTGGTGAAAATTGAGTAGCATATACTTAATTAATGCCAACACTTGAGAAGCTATAAAAACATCATGATTTCACGAACGACATCGGCTTTAGATCTATACCATCAAGAACACAATGCACAAACTTTGATAACATAACATCTTTCCACTCTTCTCATCCATTTTTACATATTACATGGTAAATGGAAAAGAAACTTTTTTGGCCTTTTGGGTATCAATTACAATGAAGGGGAGCCTTGGAGCAACGGTTAAGTTGTCTCCGTGAGACTTCAATGTCACGGGTTCAAGCCGTGGGGTGAAGACAGAATCTTGTGGAAGCATTTGAAGGATGGAAATCTTGACATAGCGAGTACCTACAAGCTCTTATCTAATGAAAATTTAAATGAAGACCAAACTTGGAACATCATTTGGAAATGGAAGGGTCCTCAAGGAATCAAAGTGCTTCATGTGTACAAAAGAGTTGGTCATCCTTCAATTAGAATTGTGCAAAATGCTATGAATAAATGAATTATATGCTTGAATACACTATAGACCTTCTATATATAGCTATAAGACTAACTATTTGTTATTGAAACAGAACACTAACTAATATAGCTCTCTCCTATTTACTTGTTGTACACGTTCTataatttttattgagtttttattctcttctttatttttgtcACATTCTCTCTTTATAGGCATGCTTTTGAAAGGATCAGATATGCAAGCGTGCTGGtagctctattgccacgcttttattaATATATCGCCACACTTTTTTGTCATGTTTCTATTGATTACCATGCTTTTTTAGCGTGACCGTATGTGTGACCCTATAGCCGTGCTTTTCAAATGTGCCAAGCCGAAAATACggtcacgcttttaaagcgtgtcaATAACCAAAAATATGGATACACTTTTAAAATGTGTCAATAGCTAAAGATAAGACTACACTTTTGAACGTGGCCATTGATGACTATTCTATATTGCCTATATAAAggcttcatatatatatatgttgttatCTATCTCTCCATGAATTAAAATACTTAGtgtttctttcaaaaattttctccttaTTATTATGAGTGTTAGTGAGTTTGAAAGATGAAAAATatgatagcgtcatttatatGAGTGAGTGATCCTAGGGCCAATTAAGTGTGGGTATTTTACTtacaattggtatcagagctggtTAATCCAGCGCCTGGTGTTTGAGAGTTTGTGAGGTGTGGGAGAGTTCTCACATAGTTGTTTATTCATAAAGTCGGTATGGCAAACACTTTTAACATTGTGTGGTCCGGTCCCAAGTTAGATGGAAAACTTGATTATAGTTATTGGGAGACTTTGATGTCTACCCATTTGAAGGCCCAGAACCTGTGAAATTTCATTGAACCGGGTTTGCAAGAAGGAGCAGATGCTGCCCAACAGAGGAGAGATCAATTGGCGCTATCTCAAATTCATCAAGGAGTAGATTATACGGTGTTTGGCAAAATAGCAAATGCCAAAAGTGCAAAGGAAGCATGGAACACGTTAAAGCTGTCATACAAAGGCGTAGATAAAGCTCAGAAAGCAAAGTTACAGTCTTTGAGAAGAGAATACGAAAGGTACGAGATGTCTAACTCAGAAACTGTTGAGCAATATTTTACTCGTGTTACAGATCTTGTCAATAAGATGAGAGTCTATGGAGAAGATATGCCCGATAGCAAAGTGGTGGAGAAAATTTTTCGCACCATGCCAATGAAGTATGACCATGTGGTGACTACGATATTAGAGTTCCACGATATGGATACTATGACGATTGCAGATTTGCAAGGAACCATGGAAAGCCACGTCATTAGAATACTGGAGAAATCAGAAAAATCAATCGAGGAAGCCCTGAAAAGCCGAGTGAATTTAAACAATGTTGTAGAATCAAGCCGTACACAAGAAAGACAAGGTCGTGGTTTCAATTTTCAAAGTAGAGGTAGAGgtcgtggcaattacaaccaaggaagTTACAACAATTTTACACTACCTAATCAAGGAAGAGGTGGAACGAATTTCAGGCCTGTCAACCGAGGAAGAGGTCGAGGTAATTTTTATCAGGAAATAACCAATTTCAACTGCTTTCATTGTGGAAAGTATGGACACAAAGCAACAGATTGCAGATTCAAAATGGTGAATAACAATCAAGCACACGTTGCAGAAAATCAGCATCAAAATACTGATGATAACCCGGGTACTCATACTTTATTTTTTACAAGTAATTCATGTGCTGAAGATGAAAATATAtggtacttggataatgcttgcaGTAATCATATGTCTGGTAGAAAGGAGTTATTTTCTTCATTAGATGATTCGGTTAAACTATTATTGAAGTTTGGTAATAGTACAAAGATCCCTATTGAAGGAAAATGGCACATACCAATCATATTGAAAGATGGTTCTCTGAGTTATATTTCTGATGTTTTCTATGCTCCTGAACTTGATTACAATTTACTGAGTATGGGGCAATTAAATCTGAGAAGGGATATAAGATGATAACTTATCGTGGATATTGCACTGTATTTGACAACAATGGAAGGTTCATTGATAAAGCAAATATGACTTCAAACAGAATGTTTTCGTTAAAAATTCAACATGTTAATCCCTCTTGCATGAGTTCTGTGATACTTGATGATAACTGGTTGTGGCATATGCGGTTTGGGCACTTTCATTTTTCTGGCCTAAACTACCTGTCAAGAAAAGGACTTGTTTCTGGTCTACCACGGATTCATATTCCCAATTGTGTTTGTGAGATTTGTCAACTGGGAAAGAAGCACAGAGATCCTTTCCCTATAGAAAAGTCTTGGAGAGCTAGAAGATTACTTGAAATTGTGCATTCAGATCTCTGTTCTGTAGAAGTTCCAAGTAATGGTGGTAGCAGGTACTTtatcacttttattgatgattttagtagATATACATGGGTATACTTTCTGAAGCAAAAATCAGAAGCATGTGATGTCTTTAAGACATTCAAGgcatttttcgaaaaacaaagtggCTGTAAAATCAAAATTCTCAGAACAGACAGAGGAACAGAATATCTTGCGTGTTCAGAATACTTTAAGCAACACGGAATTCAACACCAACTAACAACTAGAtatactcctcaacaaaatggagttgCTGAAAGAAAGAATAGAACCATCATGGATATGGTTAGATGCATGCTCAAGTCAAAACAAATGCCTAAAGAGTTTTGGGTAGAAGTAATCGCAACAGCAGTTCATATTTTAAATAGGTGTCCAACAAAAAGTGTTCGTGATAAAACTCCAGAGGAAGCTTGGAGTGGAAAGCGGCCTTCCATTCATCATTTCAGAGTCTTTGGGTGTATCGCTTATGCCCACGTACTAGATCAATTAAGGAAGAAGTTAGATGACAAAGGCGAGAAGTGTATCTTTATTGGCTATAGCACAGACTCAAAAGCATACAAGTTGTACAATCCAGAAACAAAGAAAGTGATCATCAGCAGAGACGTGACGTTTGACGAGAAAGCCATGTGGGACTGGAACACAAAGACAGAAAAGCAGTCGATTGTAATTTCAAATACatgtgatgatgatgaagaaagaCAACCAGACACAaccaaacaaccaaaatcatCTAGAAGACCTCAAAGAGAGATGAGACTACCTGCTAGATTAACAGATTATGAAGTTGGCAATGACAACGATCCGTCCGATGAAGAAATCATAAATTTTGCTCTATTTTCAGATTGTGAGCCGTTGAACTTTGAAGAAGCCTTTAAAGACAACAATTGGAAGAAAGCAATGGATGAGGAGATTTATGCCATTGAGAAGAATGACACATGGGAGCTGATAGATTTACCAGCA is a genomic window of Arachis ipaensis cultivar K30076 chromosome B06, Araip1.1, whole genome shotgun sequence containing:
- the LOC107647805 gene encoding protein DA1-related 1-like: MDEKSGKMLCYQSLCIVFLMIPTNPAGLIEYRAHPFWVQKYCPSHEHDNTPRCCSCERMEPRETGYIGLNDGRKLCLECLDSAIMDTKLNAYEYINLSKLTNLALQGKKFFSVFFFCLCVCYMILFMNTILFYLFRLLTGSILAHEMMHAWLRLKGYRTLSQNVEEGIYQVMAYMWLHSELTSASASSSSSTSRKGKRPPFEMKLGEFFKHQIESDISPVYGDGFRAGHQAVQKYGLQKTLNHIWMTGTFPF
- the LOC107647806 gene encoding uncharacterized protein LOC107647806 — protein: MSNSETVEQYFTRVTDLVNKMRVYGEDMPDSKVVEKIFRTMPMKYDHVVTTILEFHDMDTMTIADLQGTMESHVIRILEKSEKSIEEALKSRVNLNNVVESSRTQERQGRGFNFQSRGRGRGNYNQGSYNNFTLPNQGRGGTNFRPVNRGRGRGNFYQEITNFNCFHCGKYGHKATDCRFKMVNNNQAHVAENQHQNTDDNPGTHTLFFTSNSCAEDENIWYLDNACSNHMSGRKELFSSLDDSVKLLLKFGNSTKIPIEGKWHIPIILKDGSLSYISDVFYAPELDYNLLSMGQLNLRRDIR